Proteins encoded within one genomic window of Streptomyces sp. NBC_01314:
- a CDS encoding penicillin acylase family protein translates to MRDSGRRGHVQGNVLSHGPNGSCASCGSSGSCASCGSHGTYRDAWGIPHLRAADVRALAHAQGRVTALDRAWQLEVERHRVQGTSAAFLGVGSLGWDRFARRARLEDTARRCFARLERTDPETADWVRAYVEGVNDGLVEGGRRAPEFERAGIEPGRWEAWHPLGVWLATHILFAGFPAKLWREEAVRHLGADAVGLFATDGPATSGSNGWLVDGSRTTTGQAVIAGDPHRFIEEPGVYQQIHLSCPEFDVVGLAVPGMPGIAHFGHTGDVAWAITNAMADYQDLYRERLRCRGRGGGGDGDADGDVVEALDPDGVWRAVHRRVEIIEVAGGEPVEVEVIETPRGPVVIGGLDPRALDTVGPLSLRYPPRVTEDLGLSALLPLLRAREVADVDRAFDRWAEPVNVVQAADTRGGVLHRVAGRVPVRSRDNRTRVVPAWEPGHEWEGWHEPPYGTFEDGVAVMANQRGPATPLGVEFAPPHRAERIRTLLNEKQLWSAPDMPALHMDTHLASAGPLLDHVAALADTTDATATTHASATTEGGPGRPAGLTPAAAALRDRLLRWDRRMEAESVEAAAYAALRGAVVRRLAAESAFAALAVPPAYPEVFRPWLSLTVRIGFALEHLLRVEELYGIDRAGLVREALEEAAGTESGRWGDRHRLVPWRALPDDDPGAPDEPGLAGDHDCVLCTSAVPGITDLSARGPAARYVWDLARREDSLWVVPFGASGVGGSAHHRDQLPLWLRGDLVPVVTDWNRLTLTKDDETNETNETNQNNSTNEQGSEEEFHDR, encoded by the coding sequence ATGCGGGACAGTGGCAGGCGGGGGCATGTTCAGGGGAACGTTTTGAGCCACGGGCCAAACGGTTCGTGCGCTTCATGCGGTTCATCCGGGTCGTGCGCTTCATGTGGTTCGCACGGGACGTATCGCGACGCCTGGGGTATCCCGCACCTTCGCGCCGCCGACGTCCGTGCGCTCGCCCACGCGCAGGGCCGGGTCACAGCCCTCGACCGCGCGTGGCAGCTGGAGGTCGAACGCCACCGCGTCCAGGGCACCTCGGCCGCCTTCCTCGGCGTCGGCTCCCTCGGCTGGGACCGGTTCGCGCGACGGGCGCGTCTGGAGGACACGGCCCGAAGATGCTTCGCCCGGCTGGAGAGAACGGACCCGGAGACCGCCGACTGGGTCCGGGCGTACGTCGAGGGTGTGAACGACGGGCTGGTCGAGGGCGGTCGGCGCGCGCCCGAGTTCGAGCGCGCCGGGATCGAACCCGGGCGTTGGGAGGCCTGGCATCCGCTCGGTGTCTGGCTCGCCACGCACATCCTGTTCGCCGGGTTCCCGGCGAAGCTCTGGCGCGAGGAGGCCGTACGGCATCTCGGCGCCGACGCGGTCGGGCTCTTCGCCACCGACGGGCCCGCCACCTCCGGCAGCAACGGATGGCTCGTCGACGGGTCCCGTACGACCACCGGGCAGGCCGTCATCGCCGGTGATCCGCACCGGTTCATCGAGGAGCCCGGCGTCTACCAGCAGATCCACCTCTCCTGCCCCGAGTTCGACGTCGTCGGCCTCGCCGTCCCGGGCATGCCCGGCATCGCCCACTTCGGTCACACCGGTGACGTGGCCTGGGCCATCACCAACGCCATGGCCGACTACCAGGACCTGTACCGGGAGCGACTGCGGTGCAGGGGCAGAGGCGGGGGCGGAGACGGGGACGCGGACGGGGACGTCGTCGAGGCGCTCGATCCGGACGGGGTGTGGCGGGCCGTGCACCGGCGTGTGGAGATCATCGAGGTCGCGGGCGGGGAACCCGTCGAGGTGGAGGTGATCGAGACCCCGCGGGGGCCGGTCGTCATCGGGGGCCTGGATCCGCGCGCCCTCGACACGGTCGGCCCTCTCAGCCTCCGTTACCCGCCCCGTGTCACCGAGGACCTCGGGCTCAGCGCGCTTCTCCCCCTCCTCCGGGCCCGCGAAGTCGCCGATGTGGACCGGGCGTTCGATCGGTGGGCCGAGCCGGTGAACGTCGTGCAGGCCGCGGACACGCGGGGCGGGGTGCTGCACCGGGTGGCGGGACGGGTGCCGGTGCGGAGCCGGGACAACCGGACGCGGGTGGTCCCGGCGTGGGAGCCGGGGCACGAGTGGGAGGGGTGGCACGAGCCGCCGTACGGCACGTTCGAGGACGGCGTCGCGGTGATGGCCAACCAGCGTGGTCCGGCGACCCCGTTGGGCGTCGAGTTCGCCCCGCCGCACCGAGCCGAACGCATCCGCACGCTGCTGAACGAGAAGCAGCTGTGGTCCGCCCCGGACATGCCCGCCCTCCACATGGACACCCATCTGGCCTCCGCCGGACCCCTGTTGGACCATGTGGCCGCCCTCGCCGACACCACCGACGCCACTGCCACCACCCACGCGTCTGCCACCACCGAGGGCGGTCCCGGGAGACCTGCGGGGCTCACCCCGGCCGCAGCCGCGCTGCGCGACCGGCTCCTGCGCTGGGACCGGCGGATGGAGGCCGAGAGCGTCGAGGCGGCGGCGTACGCGGCGCTGCGCGGGGCGGTCGTACGGCGGCTCGCGGCGGAGTCCGCCTTCGCGGCGCTGGCGGTGCCGCCGGCGTACCCCGAGGTCTTCCGGCCCTGGCTCTCGCTCACCGTTCGCATCGGCTTCGCGCTCGAACATCTGCTCAGGGTCGAGGAGTTGTACGGGATCGACCGGGCCGGGCTCGTGCGGGAGGCGCTGGAGGAGGCCGCCGGCACGGAATCCGGGCGCTGGGGTGACCGCCACCGGCTCGTGCCGTGGCGCGCGCTCCCGGACGACGACCCGGGCGCCCCCGACGAGCCGGGTCTCGCCGGGGACCACGACTGTGTGCTCTGCACCTCCGCCGTCCCCGGCATCACCGACCTCAGCGCTCGCGGCCCCGCCGCCCGTTACGTCTGGGACCTGGCCCGGCGTGAGGACAGCCTCTGGGTGGTGCCGTTCGGGGCGTCCGGCGTGGGCGGATCGGCCCACCACCGCGACCAGCTGCCCCTGTGGCTCAGGGGAGACCTGGTACCGGTCGTCACCGACTGGAACCGCCTCACCCTCACCAAGGACGACGAGACCAACGAGACCAACGAGACCAACCAGAACAACAGCACGAACGAGCAGGGCAGCGAGGAGGAGTTCCATGACCGTTGA
- a CDS encoding GNAT family N-acetyltransferase has translation MTVESYGGRAAVHEQVVDGFGTVRILPLDAKADAEVVHGWVSEPRAGFWGMTGLTKEQVREVYEGLEAFDTHHAYLAVHDGEPVGLLQTYEPEADRVGECYEVEPGDLGVHVLLAPAGDGGGRPGWSSTVLAVFTSYVLVGLDRPRVVVDPDERNERAIARFARQGFQRGPVVVLPEIDLPEVYLPEKRARLAFLRRETVCGHGQ, from the coding sequence ATGACCGTTGAGTCGTACGGCGGCCGTGCGGCCGTTCATGAGCAGGTGGTCGACGGGTTCGGGACCGTGCGGATCCTGCCGTTGGACGCGAAGGCCGATGCCGAGGTGGTCCATGGCTGGGTGAGTGAGCCGAGGGCCGGGTTCTGGGGCATGACCGGGCTCACGAAGGAGCAGGTGCGGGAGGTGTACGAGGGTCTGGAGGCCTTCGACACCCACCACGCCTACCTCGCGGTGCACGACGGCGAGCCCGTCGGGCTGCTGCAGACGTACGAACCGGAGGCCGACCGGGTCGGTGAGTGCTACGAGGTCGAGCCCGGCGACCTCGGCGTCCATGTGCTGCTGGCTCCCGCCGGGGACGGCGGAGGGCGGCCGGGGTGGTCGTCCACGGTGCTGGCGGTCTTCACGTCGTACGTCCTGGTCGGGCTGGACCGGCCACGGGTCGTCGTCGATCCGGACGAGCGGAACGAGAGGGCGATCGCACGGTTCGCGCGGCAGGGGTTCCAGCGTGGGCCGGTCGTCGTACTGCCGGAGATCGATCTGCCGGAGGTGTATCTGCCCGAGAAGCGGGCCCGGCTGGCGTTCCTGCGGAGGGAGACCGTGTGCGGTCACGGTCAGTAG
- a CDS encoding zinc ribbon domain-containing protein, with protein sequence MVEGSGEQVGQRLLWERVSFLASLCREPTGRLVASRWDEGSLDVLAAGLDGRGEDLPSKGWMAMRRLHWAGDAAPAEGVYVSDRVRRAAQEYAARMLRLALHRRTIVAAILTAWPADPVRRTGAEWAALRALLPTGVSSAEIRNRTHQVRAHLAGHGKLPAGLCELEEPPRIAAQVLLAAMDRQQVTLQRLDEATARLRVKLPLCAAPASGREWAWHVIDLRLPGTVGPDAVLHTPTLRPTGSGRIAVDLPHTRPVSAARASGHTVAAGFDWGVNTLLTGTLGRLTGRGGAARVITDGRPLLFAATAISAKLHRLRGHREHLAAKRDHYQALADGLGAPHLAWAGLLDKAAVLQSEHERVCARIRKLNDALAWSAARWAVDQAAALGATVIYLEDLATLEARGRRRGNARLSGQVRGTVAEAMRHLAAKAGIAVVTVPARGTSARCPGCLGPLGHHPAPDRLGERGWTWAHCTRCHLSMDRDHAAARRIVSRGLLAQSHTVTDRATHARTIRTTIEGTVAQVRRPKKTTRRLRRQRRAETAPPRPAGPKTTAGKGHPTPSRPAGPRGRDTRRAAAAPGQKTSRRTPDVRTVPATTPTTGAVQRPAGHDTTTPAATPGPVPGHGVPAPHRTEEDPLRSGRVRLSRGTCRRRTRAAERTGFHHLHATEVHPLTPRFGPPDGNRTRPRRARKAWKPQAHTEF encoded by the coding sequence GTGGTCGAGGGCAGTGGCGAGCAGGTGGGTCAGCGGCTGCTGTGGGAGCGGGTGTCCTTCCTGGCCTCCTTGTGCCGGGAACCGACCGGCCGTCTGGTGGCCTCCCGGTGGGACGAGGGTTCGCTGGACGTACTGGCCGCCGGCCTCGACGGGCGGGGCGAGGATCTGCCGTCCAAGGGCTGGATGGCCATGCGCCGCCTGCACTGGGCGGGGGATGCCGCGCCCGCCGAGGGGGTGTATGTCTCGGACCGGGTGCGCCGGGCGGCCCAGGAGTACGCGGCACGCATGCTGCGCCTGGCCCTGCACCGGCGCACCATCGTGGCCGCGATCCTCACGGCCTGGCCCGCCGACCCCGTTCGGCGCACCGGGGCGGAGTGGGCCGCGCTGCGGGCGCTGCTGCCGACCGGGGTCAGCAGTGCGGAGATCCGCAACCGCACCCACCAGGTGCGCGCCCATCTGGCCGGGCACGGGAAGCTGCCCGCCGGACTGTGCGAGCTGGAGGAGCCGCCCCGGATCGCGGCGCAGGTGCTGCTGGCGGCGATGGACCGCCAGCAGGTCACCCTTCAGCGCCTGGACGAGGCCACGGCCCGGCTGCGGGTGAAACTCCCGCTGTGCGCGGCCCCGGCCTCGGGGCGGGAGTGGGCCTGGCATGTGATCGACCTGCGGCTGCCGGGCACCGTCGGTCCGGACGCGGTCCTGCACACCCCCACCCTGCGCCCCACCGGCAGTGGGCGGATCGCGGTGGACCTGCCGCACACGCGCCCCGTCTCGGCCGCCAGGGCGTCCGGGCACACCGTGGCGGCGGGTTTCGACTGGGGGGTGAACACCCTGCTCACCGGCACCCTGGGCCGTCTGACCGGGCGTGGCGGGGCGGCGCGGGTGATCACCGACGGCCGCCCCCTGCTCTTCGCCGCCACCGCGATCAGTGCGAAACTGCACCGGCTGCGCGGCCACCGCGAACACCTCGCCGCCAAACGCGACCACTACCAGGCGCTGGCCGACGGGCTCGGCGCCCCGCACCTGGCCTGGGCCGGCCTCCTGGACAAGGCCGCGGTGCTGCAGAGCGAGCATGAGCGGGTGTGCGCCCGCATCCGGAAGCTGAACGACGCGCTGGCGTGGTCGGCGGCCCGCTGGGCCGTCGACCAGGCCGCCGCGCTCGGCGCCACCGTCATCTACCTCGAAGACCTCGCCACCCTGGAGGCGCGCGGCCGCAGGCGCGGCAACGCCCGCCTGTCCGGGCAGGTCCGCGGCACCGTCGCCGAGGCGATGCGGCACCTGGCCGCGAAGGCGGGCATCGCGGTGGTCACCGTCCCCGCCCGGGGCACCTCCGCCCGCTGTCCCGGCTGCCTCGGCCCGCTGGGTCACCACCCCGCCCCCGACCGGCTCGGTGAGCGCGGCTGGACATGGGCCCACTGCACCCGCTGCCACCTGTCCATGGACCGCGACCACGCCGCCGCCCGCCGCATCGTCTCGCGCGGCCTGCTCGCCCAGAGCCACACCGTCACCGACCGCGCCACCCACGCCCGCACCATCCGCACCACCATCGAGGGCACCGTGGCCCAGGTGCGCCGGCCGAAGAAGACCACCCGCCGCCTGCGCCGCCAACGCCGCGCCGAGACGGCCCCGCCCCGCCCGGCCGGACCGAAGACCACTGCGGGCAAGGGACACCCCACCCCCAGCAGGCCCGCCGGCCCTCGCGGCCGAGACACCCGGCGCGCCGCCGCAGCCCCGGGCCAGAAGACTTCCCGCCGTACGCCCGATGTGCGTACGGTCCCCGCCACCACCCCTACCACGGGGGCGGTCCAGCGTCCGGCGGGGCATGACACCACGACACCAGCCGCCACACCCGGGCCGGTGCCAGGTCATGGAGTACCCGCACCCCACCGGACCGAAGAAGACCCTCTTCGGTCCGGCCGGGTGCGGCTCTCACGCGGAACCTGTCGACGGCGCACCCGCGCCGCCGAGCGGACCGGCTTCCACCACCTGCACGCCACCGAAGTCCATCCCCTCACCCCAAGGTTCGGACCACCGGACGGCAACCGCACACGGCCACGCCGCGCCCGAAAAGCCTGGAAACCACAGGCACACACAGAGTTCTAG
- a CDS encoding cupin domain-containing protein has translation MTPEDLIAHYGLEPIPREGGRFRQTWAGPERGDGRPEGTAIIALLTTEPGDYSALHRLPGDEIWHFHLGDPLRMLLLAPDGSSRVVVLGPDVLDGQHVQYVVPAGTWMGARVLGGGGGGGGGGGWTLFGCTMAPGFTFEGYEHGDAAELTRLYPDRAAEIRELGRA, from the coding sequence ATGACTCCCGAAGACCTCATCGCGCACTACGGGCTGGAGCCCATACCGCGCGAAGGCGGCCGATTCCGTCAGACCTGGGCGGGGCCCGAGCGGGGCGACGGGCGGCCGGAGGGGACCGCGATCATCGCCCTGCTCACCACCGAACCCGGCGACTACTCCGCGCTGCACCGGCTGCCCGGCGACGAGATCTGGCACTTCCATCTCGGCGATCCACTGCGGATGCTGCTCCTCGCTCCGGACGGCTCCTCGCGGGTCGTCGTCCTCGGCCCGGACGTGCTCGACGGGCAGCACGTGCAGTACGTCGTGCCCGCGGGGACCTGGATGGGGGCGAGGGTCCTGGGCGGTGGCGGTGGCGGCGGCGGTGGTGGGGGCTGGACGTTGTTCGGGTGCACGATGGCGCCGGGGTTCACGTTCGAGGGGTACGAGCACGGGGACGCCGCTGAGCTGACCCGGCTGTACCCGGACCGGGCCGCCGAGATAAGGGAGCTGGGGCGGGCGTAG
- a CDS encoding copper resistance CopC/CopD family protein translates to MLLGTVLVLFLLGGAGTASAHAALKGSDPVDGSVLDAAPRDITLRFTESVSLLQDSLRVLDPENRAVDTGKPGRADGRSDTARVTLPVGLDDGTYTIAWRVVSADSHPISGALLFSIGEPSATAAVLPADLTEDPLTSSLYDITRYFAYGALALLIGVTFFLAVVLGGPSEALRKLLVAGWLALLLASAALLLLRGPYERGTGIGAALDLSVLRDTMVSRPGLALLARLALLAVAPVLLVLVLGRARRHRSEGRQGEQEEWGKGALVSGALLSVGLAGTWAAAEHASAGIQVPVAMTSSVLHLLAMAVWLGGLTALLTVLYRAPDTLSAAVVNRFSRLAFVSVIVLVVTGVYQSWRGLGSWSAFTSTAYGEVLVAKLVAVLLLLVAAAFSRRWTGRLGEASAEAGAVDVAAGSAEAAGSAEAAGSAEDAASTTVAESVRADESVKAGEPVKAGESVNAAESVRAAGLTEVTERAAVAVAARVPERVGAIDSKVSEGGADVLSRGQGDGGRGGGGQGDGVGSAAEGSSVADARRQGLRRSVLAEFTMAVVVLVITTVLTGTLPGRAAAEIAKESAGAAAAEVTASSTTFPFDVGTPNGHGKVQIDLGPGRVGKNSVQAVVFGPDDGIATVPELRLTFTLRAQKIGPIDAKLTDRGGYWVTDDLQLPLPGKWTMKLTVRTTEIDQVTVEKSVRVS, encoded by the coding sequence GTGCTGCTGGGCACCGTGCTGGTCCTGTTCCTCCTCGGCGGGGCGGGTACCGCGTCCGCGCACGCCGCTCTCAAAGGCAGCGACCCCGTCGACGGAAGCGTCCTCGACGCCGCTCCCCGGGACATCACCCTCCGCTTCACCGAGTCGGTAAGCCTCCTGCAGGACTCCCTCCGCGTCCTCGACCCGGAGAACCGGGCCGTCGACACGGGCAAGCCGGGACGCGCGGACGGCCGTTCCGACACGGCACGTGTCACCCTCCCCGTCGGCCTCGACGACGGCACCTACACGATCGCCTGGCGGGTGGTCTCGGCCGACAGTCACCCCATCTCGGGCGCCCTGCTCTTCTCGATCGGCGAGCCCTCCGCGACCGCCGCGGTCCTCCCGGCCGACCTCACCGAGGACCCGCTCACCTCCTCCCTCTACGACATCACCCGCTACTTCGCGTACGGCGCCCTCGCCCTGCTCATCGGCGTGACCTTCTTCTTGGCGGTCGTGCTCGGGGGCCCGAGCGAGGCGCTGCGCAAGCTGCTTGTGGCGGGGTGGCTGGCGCTGCTGCTCGCCTCGGCGGCTCTGCTGCTGCTCCGCGGACCGTACGAGCGGGGCACCGGCATCGGAGCCGCCCTCGACCTCTCCGTCCTGCGCGACACGATGGTGAGCCGGCCGGGACTCGCGCTGCTGGCCCGGCTGGCGCTGCTCGCGGTGGCCCCCGTTCTTCTCGTCCTCGTCCTCGGCCGAGCACGCAGGCACAGGTCCGAGGGGAGGCAGGGGGAGCAGGAGGAGTGGGGGAAGGGCGCGCTCGTCAGTGGGGCGCTGCTCTCCGTCGGCCTCGCCGGGACCTGGGCGGCCGCCGAGCACGCCTCCGCCGGTATCCAGGTGCCGGTCGCGATGACCTCCTCGGTGCTGCACCTGCTCGCCATGGCCGTCTGGCTGGGCGGGCTGACCGCGCTGCTCACCGTGTTGTACCGGGCGCCGGACACCCTGTCGGCCGCCGTGGTCAACCGTTTCTCCCGGCTCGCCTTCGTCTCGGTGATCGTCCTCGTCGTCACCGGCGTCTACCAGTCCTGGCGCGGCCTCGGCTCCTGGTCCGCCTTCACCTCCACGGCGTACGGGGAGGTCCTCGTCGCCAAGCTGGTCGCGGTACTGCTCCTGCTGGTGGCGGCGGCGTTCTCACGCCGTTGGACGGGACGGCTGGGGGAGGCTTCGGCGGAGGCCGGTGCGGTGGATGTGGCCGCGGGGTCGGCAGAGGCCGCGGGTTCAGCAGAGGCCGCCGGGTCGGCCGAGGATGCCGCGTCGACGACGGTCGCCGAGTCCGTGAGGGCCGACGAGTCGGTGAAGGCCGGCGAGCCCGTGAAGGCCGGCGAGTCGGTGAACGCTGCGGAGTCGGTGCGGGCCGCCGGTCTGACCGAGGTCACCGAGCGGGCGGCCGTGGCGGTGGCGGCGCGGGTGCCCGAGCGGGTGGGGGCCATCGACAGCAAGGTTTCGGAGGGTGGCGCCGATGTGCTCTCCCGTGGCCAGGGAGACGGCGGCCGAGGCGGCGGTGGCCAGGGCGACGGGGTGGGCTCGGCGGCCGAGGGCTCCTCGGTGGCTGATGCGCGGCGCCAGGGCCTGCGGCGTTCCGTGCTCGCGGAGTTCACCATGGCCGTCGTCGTGCTGGTGATCACCACCGTGCTGACGGGGACCCTGCCGGGCCGGGCGGCGGCGGAGATCGCGAAGGAGAGCGCGGGCGCGGCTGCCGCTGAGGTCACGGCCTCCTCGACGACGTTCCCCTTCGACGTCGGCACCCCGAACGGTCACGGCAAGGTCCAGATCGACCTGGGCCCCGGGCGCGTGGGCAAGAACTCCGTGCAGGCCGTGGTCTTCGGCCCCGACGACGGCATCGCGACCGTCCCCGAACTGCGTCTCACCTTCACCCTGCGGGCCCAGAAGATCGGCCCGATCGACGCGAAGCTCACCGACCGCGGCGGCTACTGGGTCACCGACGACCTCCAGCTCCCCCTGCCCGGCAAGTGGACGATGAAGCTCACGGTCCGTACGACGGAGATCGACCAGGTCACGGTGGAGAAGTCGGTACGGGTGAGCTAG
- a CDS encoding TauD/TfdA dioxygenase family protein, with protein MSTDTNTSSEGPEGPEGPEGPKGPTGGLDVRPASGHIGADIHGVDLAGPLDDGTVAGIRAALLRWKVVFFREQRLDHAGQIAFARRFGEPIRLRSRGSVSPAGYPEIETTADRQELGRKHGMDQAEWLERRRHSTLRGWHADHTARIDPPALTLLRAERVPPYGGDTTWANLATAYAGLSEPVRRFADGLRAEHRLGVGYLARSGPDPYLRHLQDHQVASVHPVVRVHPETGERILYVNPYYVENIVDVTRAESRLLLEMFVEQITRPEYTVRFRWEPGSVALWDNRATVHLAPSDSAHLDFPRIMHRVMVAGEPPVGVDGTPSKSLCGAPLHERIG; from the coding sequence ATGAGCACCGACACGAACACGTCCTCGGAGGGACCGGAAGGACCAGAGGGACCAGAGGGACCGAAAGGACCCACGGGCGGGCTCGACGTGCGCCCGGCCTCCGGGCACATCGGCGCCGACATCCACGGTGTGGACCTCGCCGGCCCGCTCGACGACGGGACCGTCGCCGGTATCCGCGCGGCACTGCTCCGCTGGAAGGTCGTGTTCTTCCGGGAGCAGCGGCTGGACCACGCCGGCCAGATCGCGTTCGCGCGTCGTTTCGGGGAACCGATCCGGCTGCGTTCGAGGGGCTCGGTCTCACCGGCCGGGTACCCGGAGATCGAGACGACGGCCGACCGTCAGGAGCTGGGCCGCAAGCACGGCATGGACCAGGCCGAATGGCTGGAGCGCCGCCGTCACTCCACCCTCCGCGGCTGGCACGCCGACCACACCGCGCGCATCGACCCGCCCGCCCTGACCCTGCTCCGCGCCGAGCGCGTGCCCCCGTACGGCGGCGACACCACGTGGGCCAACCTCGCCACCGCCTACGCGGGCCTGTCCGAGCCGGTGCGCCGGTTCGCCGACGGGCTGCGCGCCGAGCACCGGCTCGGCGTCGGCTATCTCGCCCGCTCCGGCCCCGACCCCTACCTCCGCCACCTCCAGGACCACCAGGTCGCGTCCGTCCACCCGGTCGTCCGCGTCCATCCCGAGACCGGCGAACGGATCCTGTACGTCAACCCGTACTACGTCGAGAACATCGTCGACGTCACCCGGGCCGAGAGCCGGCTCCTCCTGGAGATGTTCGTCGAGCAGATCACTCGCCCCGAGTACACGGTCCGCTTCCGCTGGGAGCCGGGTTCCGTGGCCCTCTGGGACAACCGTGCCACCGTCCACCTCGCCCCCAGCGACTCCGCCCACCTGGACTTCCCGCGCATCATGCACCGCGTCATGGTCGCCGGGGAGCCACCCGTCGGCGTCGACGGCACCCCGTCGAAGTCACTCTGCGGCGCGCCGCTGCACGAGCGGATCGGGTAG
- a CDS encoding NAD(P)-dependent oxidoreductase: MTDKLTVSVLGTGIMGAAMARNLVRAGHAVRVWNRTREKAEALAADGAQVVDSPAEAVRGADVVLTVLYDAAAALDVMREAAPALSPGTAWVQSTTAGVEGVAELAAWASGHGLVFFDAPVLGTRQPAEAGQLTVLAAGPVEGRGTVTPVFDAVGARTVWTGEDGAAGTATRLKLVANSWVLAATNAAGEVLALSKALDVDPQSFFEIIEGGPLDMGYLRAKSALILEGRLSPASFAVSTAAKDARLIVEAGRQHGVRLDVAAAGAARFTRAAAQGHADEDMAAAYFASFDEGEGEGERGE, encoded by the coding sequence ATGACCGACAAGCTCACCGTAAGTGTCCTGGGTACCGGCATCATGGGCGCCGCGATGGCCCGCAACCTCGTCCGTGCCGGTCACGCCGTACGGGTGTGGAACCGCACCCGGGAGAAGGCCGAGGCGCTCGCCGCCGACGGCGCGCAGGTCGTCGACAGCCCGGCCGAGGCCGTGCGGGGTGCCGATGTGGTGCTCACCGTGCTGTACGACGCGGCCGCGGCCCTGGACGTGATGCGCGAGGCGGCACCCGCGCTGAGCCCGGGCACGGCCTGGGTCCAGTCCACCACCGCCGGTGTCGAGGGCGTCGCCGAACTGGCCGCGTGGGCGAGCGGGCACGGGCTGGTCTTCTTCGACGCCCCGGTGCTCGGCACGCGGCAGCCCGCGGAGGCGGGGCAGTTGACGGTGCTGGCCGCGGGGCCGGTCGAGGGGCGGGGGACGGTGACTCCCGTCTTCGACGCCGTCGGCGCCCGTACCGTCTGGACCGGTGAGGACGGCGCGGCGGGCACCGCGACCCGGCTCAAGCTGGTGGCCAACAGCTGGGTGCTCGCCGCCACCAACGCGGCCGGGGAGGTCCTGGCCCTGTCCAAGGCCCTCGACGTCGACCCCCAGTCCTTCTTCGAGATCATCGAGGGCGGCCCGCTCGACATGGGCTACCTGCGCGCCAAGTCCGCGCTCATCCTCGAAGGCCGCCTCTCCCCTGCATCCTTCGCCGTCTCCACCGCCGCGAAGGACGCCCGCCTGATTGTCGAGGCCGGCCGGCAACACGGCGTACGCCTCGATGTCGCCGCCGCCGGAGCCGCCCGCTTCACCCGCGCCGCCGCCCAGGGCCACGCCGACGAGGACATGGCCGCCGCGTACTTCGCCAGCTTCGACGAGGGCGAGGGCGAGGGAGAACGGGGAGAGTGA
- a CDS encoding cation:proton antiporter, whose protein sequence is MVEFGAIILGLGLLGRFAGRFRLSPIPLYLLAGLAFGEGGLLPLGTSEEFVAIGAEIGVILLLLMLGLEYTATDLVSNLKTQYPAGLVDAALNALPGAAMALLLGWGPVAAVVLAGVTWISSSGVIAKVLGDLGRLGNRETPVVLSILVLEDLSMAVYLPIVTALLAGVGLAAGSATLAIALGTAGIVLLVAVRYGRHISRFVSSDDPEKLLLVVLGVTLVVAGLAQQLQVSAAVGAFLVGIALSGEVAEGAHSLLAPLRDLFAAVFFVFFGLHTDPASIPPVLLPALVLAVVTALTKIATGYWAARRAGISVKGRWRAGGTLVARGEFSIVIAGLAVTAGIEPSLGPLATAYVLILVIAGPLTARWTEPLAVWLTARLRRPATADPGGGRRAGSAPAPTPTGAHEALDERNAADRT, encoded by the coding sequence CTGGTCGAGTTCGGCGCGATCATCCTCGGGCTCGGGCTGCTGGGGCGGTTCGCCGGGCGGTTCCGGCTCTCGCCGATACCGCTGTATCTGCTGGCCGGGCTGGCCTTCGGGGAGGGCGGGCTGCTGCCGCTGGGGACCAGTGAGGAGTTCGTGGCGATCGGCGCCGAGATCGGCGTGATCCTGCTGCTGCTCATGCTCGGGCTGGAGTACACGGCGACCGATCTCGTCTCCAACCTCAAGACCCAGTACCCGGCCGGCCTCGTCGACGCCGCCCTCAACGCCCTGCCCGGTGCGGCCATGGCACTGCTGCTCGGCTGGGGACCCGTCGCCGCCGTCGTGCTCGCGGGCGTCACCTGGATCTCCTCCTCCGGGGTGATCGCCAAGGTGCTCGGCGATCTCGGGCGGCTCGGCAACCGGGAGACGCCCGTCGTGCTGAGCATCCTGGTCCTGGAAGACCTCTCCATGGCCGTCTATCTGCCGATCGTCACCGCGCTGCTGGCCGGGGTCGGTCTGGCGGCGGGCAGCGCGACCCTGGCCATCGCGCTCGGTACGGCCGGGATCGTGCTGCTGGTGGCGGTGCGGTACGGGCGGCACATCTCCCGGTTCGTCTCCAGCGACGATCCCGAGAAACTGCTGCTCGTCGTGCTGGGGGTGACGCTCGTCGTCGCCGGGCTCGCGCAGCAGTTGCAGGTGTCGGCGGCGGTGGGCGCCTTCCTGGTGGGCATCGCGCTGTCGGGTGAGGTCGCCGAGGGCGCGCACAGTCTACTGGCGCCGTTGCGGGACCTGTTCGCCGCCGTGTTCTTCGTCTTCTTCGGTCTGCACACCGACCCCGCCAGTATCCCGCCGGTACTCCTGCCCGCGCTCGTCCTGGCCGTCGTCACCGCCCTGACGAAGATCGCCACCGGGTACTGGGCCGCGCGGCGGGCCGGCATCTCGGTGAAGGGCCGCTGGCGGGCGGGCGGCACGCTGGTCGCCCGCGGCGAGTTCTCCATCGTCATCGCCGGGCTCGCCGTCACCGCCGGCATCGAACCGTCCCTCGGCCCGCTGGCCACCGCGTACGTCCTGATCCTGGTCATCGCCGGCCCGCTGACCGCGCGCTGGACCGAGCCGCTGGCCGTCTGGCTCACCGCCCGCCTGCGCCGGCCCGCGACGGCCGACCCGGGAGGTGGCCGGCGAGCGGGGAGCGCGCCGGCCCCGACTCCGACGGGAGCGCACGAGGCGCTGGACGAGCGGAACGCGGCCGACCGGACGTGA